A single Syngnathus acus chromosome 8, fSynAcu1.2, whole genome shotgun sequence DNA region contains:
- the LOC119126157 gene encoding peripheral myelin protein 22-like has protein sequence MLPILLGVLILHVIILILLIVSTAASAWTIGGDVSRDLWYNCLSNDVAYQCTPASNEDWIQAVQALMILAVLFCFFSLAAFVFQLFKLVKGGRFFFTAIFQILASLFVMCGAIIYTVMRADDLPESQLGYAYVLAWVAFPLCLISGLIYIVLRKKE, from the exons ATGCTGCCCATCCTGCTCGGAGTGCTCATCTTGCACGTTATCATCCTCATCCTTCTCATCGTGTCCACAGCAGCAAGC GCTTGGACCATAGGTGGCGACGTCAGCCGGGACCTGTGGTACAACTGCCTGAGCAATGATGTCGCCTACCAGTGCACGCCGGCCAGCAACGAAG ATTGGATCCAGGCGGTGCAGGCTCTGATGATCCTGGCCGTGctcttctgcttcttctcGCTGGCGGCTTTTGTGTTCCAGCTCTTCAAACTGGTGAAGGGCGgccgcttcttcttcaccgCCATCTTCCAGATCTTAGCCA GTCTGTTTGTGATGTGCGGGGCCATCATCTACACGGTGATGAGAGCGGACGACTTGCCTGAGTCACAGCTGGGCTACGCCTACGTGCTGGCTTGGGTGGCTTTCCCGCTCTGCCTCATCAGTGGCCTCATTTACATTGTGCTGAGGAAGAAGGAATGA
- the hs3st3b1a gene encoding heparan sulfate glucosamine 3-O-sulfotransferase 3B1a, producing MEYSPALQDAHVVPPPAHVKNKLFVVCVMLSLWLCMIYCLLGNTSAVPGFGGETGGAVAEPRRGGSSARPSGDLLHNDADSRGDEANAVAAASLNESESQKLPQAIIIGVKKGGTRALLEFLRLHPDVRAAEAEPHFFDRNYHKGLDWYRELMPKSSQGQLTMEKTPSYYVTEEVPARIYAMSKETKLIAVVRDPVTRAVSDYTQTRSKKADIPSFESLTIKNTSAAGKIDTAWSAVQIGLYAKHLEHWLRYFPSERLLFISGERLIGDPAAELARVQDFLGLSRAVTEKHFLFNPAKGFPCLKRPESNSKVRCLGKTKGRTHPAIDPQVLRRLRDFYKPFNRRFYQMTAQDFGWD from the exons ATGGAATATAGTCCGGCTCTGCAGGATGCCCATGTTGTGCCACCACCAGCCCACGTGAAGAACAAACTGTTCGTCGTCTGCGTCATGTTGTCCCTTTGGCTGTGCATGATCTACTGCCTCCTGGGCAACACCTCGGCCGTGCCCGGATTTGGGGGCGAGACCGGAGGAGCGGTCGCGGAGCCAAGGCGCGGCGGCTCCTCGGCACGTCCGTCGGGGGACCTGCTCCACAACGACGCGGACAGCAGAGGGGACGAGGCCAACGCGGTGGCGGCGGCTTCCCTCAATGAATCGGAGAGTCAAAAGTTGCCGCAGGCCATCATCATCGGCGTGAAAAAAGGCGGCACGCGCGCCCTGCTGGAGTTCCTGCGGCTGCACCCGGACGTGCGCGCGGCGGAGGCAGAGCCGCACTTCTTCGACCGCAACTACCACAAGGGCCTGGACTGGTACAG GGAACTGATGCCAAAGTCCTCCCAGGGTCAGCTGACCATGGAGAAGACGCCCAGCTACTACGTCACAGAGGAGGTCCCCGCTCGAATCTACGCCATGTCCAAAGAGACCAAGCTGATCGCGGTGGTCCGAGACCCTGTTACGCGAGCCGTCTCCGACTACACCCAAACCCGCTCCAAGAAGGCGGACATCCCGTCTTTCGAAAGCCTGACCATCAAGAACACGTCAGCAGCGGGTAAGATTGACACGGCGTGGAGCGCCGTCCAGATCGGCCTGTACGCCAAGCACCTGGAGCACTGGCTCCGCTACTTTCCCTCCGAGCGGCTGCTGTTCATCAGCGGCGAACGGCTAATTGGCGACCCCGCTGCGGAGCTAGCGCGTGTCCAGGACTTTCTGGGGCTCAGCAGAGCGGTCACCGAGAAGCATTTCCTCTTTAACCCGGCCAAGGGCTTCCCCTGCCTCAAGAGACCCgagagcaacagcaaagtcCGCTGCCTGGGCAAAACCAAAGGCAGAACCCACCCCGCCATTGACCCGCAGGTGCTGCGGAGACTACGAGACTTCTACAAGCCCTTCAACAGGAGGTTCTACCAGATGACCGCTCAAGACTTTGGTTGGGACTGA